The proteins below come from a single Mercenaria mercenaria strain notata chromosome 3, MADL_Memer_1, whole genome shotgun sequence genomic window:
- the LOC123525275 gene encoding neurensin-1-like produces MAAKEDKKGLLEAEERVDTSADVAEEIHDAPSQPSSWKSSKFTTSRKKPCPDYFGVKSYLHDFYEATYKDPSIYEEEEDFRFLLRSNQRRRRCPQIWWKIFMWLGVNLLVFGILGILVGYLVPQKSIFSKVDEENSEGYVDRSAMAFNTTLDICKLIGLILFCIGGMTLAMALLFPSFLTSYCDEDPADDNFRVKLDDETTPLSPVEMSIPKSSKVKSVQPLRTVPEAVVTNEGVVEYRD; encoded by the coding sequence ATGGCAGCTAAGGAAGACAAAAAAGGCTTGTTAGAAGCAGAAGAACGTGTAGATACATCAGCAGATGTCGCGGAAGAAATCCATGATGCTCCTTCCCAACCGAGCAGCTGGAAATCAAGTAAATTTACGACGTCGCGGAAGAAACCATGTCCGGACTATTTTGGTGTGAAGTCGTATCTGCACGACTTTTACGAAGCAACTTACAAAGACCCATCGATTTATGAGGAAGAAGAGGACTTCCGGTTCCTGTTGCGTTCTAATCAACGTCGACGAAGATGTCCTCAAATATGGTGGAAAATTTTCATGTGGCTTGGTGTAAATTTGCTCGTATTTGGAATTTTAGGGATTCTTGTTGGATATCTAGTGCCGCAAAAATCGATTTTCTCTAAAGTAGATGAAGAAAACAGTGAAGGATATGTTGATCGAAGTGCAATGGCTTTTAATACGACTTTAGATATATGTAAATTGATTGGATTAATTCTTTTCTGTATCGGCGGAATGACTCTTGCTATGGCTCTGCTGTTTCCAAGTTTTCTGACGTCATACTGTGATGAGGacccagcagacgacaatttcaGAGTGAAGCTTGACGATGAGACAACTCCACTCAGTCCTGTCGAAATGTCAATTCCGAAATCATCAAAGGTGAAAAGTGTTCAGCCGTTGCGTACAGTACCGGAAGCTGTTGTGACTAACGAAGGCGTCGTGGAATACAGAGACTAA